In one window of Nicotiana tabacum cultivar K326 chromosome 12, ASM71507v2, whole genome shotgun sequence DNA:
- the LOC107798458 gene encoding phosphoribosylformylglycinamidine cyclo-ligase, chloroplastic/mitochondrial isoform X1 translates to MSTGSGYLVSSNFFPWVAMNTSYGANLEISQCIAASPICRPKSSIFEPRSCVPKLQGFSKKVLPLCKDLHAKSNRERSITFSVTASASQVDTASDEPSSLTYKDAGVDIDAGSELVRRIAKLAPGIGGFGGLFPLGDSYLVAGTDGVGTKLKLAFETGIHDTIGIDLVAMSVNDIVTSGAKPLFFLDYFATSRLDVDLAEKVIKGIVDGCQQSDCALLGGETAEMPDFYAEGEYDLSGFAVGIVKKDSVIDGKSIKVGDVLIGLPSSGVHSNGFSLVRRVLKQSGLSLKDQLPGETITLGEALIAPTVIYVKQVLDIISKGGVKGIAHITGGGFTDNIPRVFPKGLGAIIYEDSWAVPPVFKWIQKAGRIEDAEMMRTFNMGIGMVLVVSPEAADRILGEGQKTGIVYRIGEVVKGDGVSYS, encoded by the exons ATGTCAACTGGTTCAg GTTATTTAGTTTCAAGCAACTTTTTCCCTTGGGTTGCCATGAACACGTCTTATGGAGCAAATTTAGAGATATCACAGTGCATTGCTGCGTCCCCTATTTGTCGTCCAAAATCATCTATCTTTGAACCAAGATCATGTGTACCCAAGCTCCAAGGCTTCTCAAAGAAGGTATTGCCtttatgcaaagatcttcatgcTAAAAGTAACAGGGAGAGAAGCATTACGTTCTCGGTTACTGCTAGTGCCAGTCAAGTTGATACTGCTTCAGATGAGCCCAGCAGTCTTACATATAAGGATGCTGGCGTGGACATTGATGCAGGGTCAGAGCTTGTGAGGAGAATAGCCAAATTGGCACCTGGAATTGGGGGATTCGGAGGTCTCTTTCCATTAG GGGATTCATACCTCGTGGCTGGTACTGATGGTGTGGGGACAAAGCTTAAGTTGGCATTTGAAACGGGAATTCATGATACCATTGGGATTGACCTG GTTGCGATGAGTGTTAATGACATTGTCACTTCTGGAGCAAAACCTTTATTTTTCCTTGATTATTTCGCCACTAGCCGTCTTGATGTTGACCTTGCAGAGAAG GTCATAAAAGGTATTGTGGATGGTTGCCAGCAATCTGACTGTGCTCTTCTAGGAGGAGAG ACTGCAGAGATGCCAGATTTCTATGCCGAAGGCGAGTATGATCTCAGTGGATTTGCTGTGGGCATTGTGAAAAAGGATTCAGTTATTGATGGGAAAAGCATCAAGGTTGGAGATGTTCTTATTGGCTTACCATCTAGTGGAGTTCATTCAAATGGCTTTTCTCTTGTTAGAAG GGTTCTGAAGCAAAGTGGCCTTTCTTTGAAAGACCAGCTTCCTGGTGAAACTATTACACTTGGCGAAGCTCTGATAGCCCCAACTGTTATATATGTTAAACAG GTCCTTGATATTATAAGCAAAGGAGGGGTTAAAGGAATAGCCCACATTACTGGAGGCGGCTTCACTGACAATATCCCTCGAGTATTTCCTAAAGGCCTTGGAGCCATTATTTATGAGGACTCTTGGGCAGTTCCTCCTGTATTTAAATGGATTCAGAAG GCGGGAAGAATAGAAGATGCTGAGATGATGCGGACTTTCAATATGGGAATTGGGATGGTCCTTGTAGTTAGTCCAGAAGCAGCTGACCGGATACTTGGGGAAGGGCAGAAGACGGGCATTGTATACCGTATTGGTGAAGTTGTGAAGGGTGATGGAGTAAGCTATAGCTGA
- the LOC107798458 gene encoding phosphoribosylformylglycinamidine cyclo-ligase, chloroplastic/mitochondrial isoform X2 — protein MNTSYGANLEISQCIAASPICRPKSSIFEPRSCVPKLQGFSKKVLPLCKDLHAKSNRERSITFSVTASASQVDTASDEPSSLTYKDAGVDIDAGSELVRRIAKLAPGIGGFGGLFPLGDSYLVAGTDGVGTKLKLAFETGIHDTIGIDLVAMSVNDIVTSGAKPLFFLDYFATSRLDVDLAEKVIKGIVDGCQQSDCALLGGETAEMPDFYAEGEYDLSGFAVGIVKKDSVIDGKSIKVGDVLIGLPSSGVHSNGFSLVRRVLKQSGLSLKDQLPGETITLGEALIAPTVIYVKQVLDIISKGGVKGIAHITGGGFTDNIPRVFPKGLGAIIYEDSWAVPPVFKWIQKAGRIEDAEMMRTFNMGIGMVLVVSPEAADRILGEGQKTGIVYRIGEVVKGDGVSYS, from the exons ATGAACACGTCTTATGGAGCAAATTTAGAGATATCACAGTGCATTGCTGCGTCCCCTATTTGTCGTCCAAAATCATCTATCTTTGAACCAAGATCATGTGTACCCAAGCTCCAAGGCTTCTCAAAGAAGGTATTGCCtttatgcaaagatcttcatgcTAAAAGTAACAGGGAGAGAAGCATTACGTTCTCGGTTACTGCTAGTGCCAGTCAAGTTGATACTGCTTCAGATGAGCCCAGCAGTCTTACATATAAGGATGCTGGCGTGGACATTGATGCAGGGTCAGAGCTTGTGAGGAGAATAGCCAAATTGGCACCTGGAATTGGGGGATTCGGAGGTCTCTTTCCATTAG GGGATTCATACCTCGTGGCTGGTACTGATGGTGTGGGGACAAAGCTTAAGTTGGCATTTGAAACGGGAATTCATGATACCATTGGGATTGACCTG GTTGCGATGAGTGTTAATGACATTGTCACTTCTGGAGCAAAACCTTTATTTTTCCTTGATTATTTCGCCACTAGCCGTCTTGATGTTGACCTTGCAGAGAAG GTCATAAAAGGTATTGTGGATGGTTGCCAGCAATCTGACTGTGCTCTTCTAGGAGGAGAG ACTGCAGAGATGCCAGATTTCTATGCCGAAGGCGAGTATGATCTCAGTGGATTTGCTGTGGGCATTGTGAAAAAGGATTCAGTTATTGATGGGAAAAGCATCAAGGTTGGAGATGTTCTTATTGGCTTACCATCTAGTGGAGTTCATTCAAATGGCTTTTCTCTTGTTAGAAG GGTTCTGAAGCAAAGTGGCCTTTCTTTGAAAGACCAGCTTCCTGGTGAAACTATTACACTTGGCGAAGCTCTGATAGCCCCAACTGTTATATATGTTAAACAG GTCCTTGATATTATAAGCAAAGGAGGGGTTAAAGGAATAGCCCACATTACTGGAGGCGGCTTCACTGACAATATCCCTCGAGTATTTCCTAAAGGCCTTGGAGCCATTATTTATGAGGACTCTTGGGCAGTTCCTCCTGTATTTAAATGGATTCAGAAG GCGGGAAGAATAGAAGATGCTGAGATGATGCGGACTTTCAATATGGGAATTGGGATGGTCCTTGTAGTTAGTCCAGAAGCAGCTGACCGGATACTTGGGGAAGGGCAGAAGACGGGCATTGTATACCGTATTGGTGAAGTTGTGAAGGGTGATGGAGTAAGCTATAGCTGA